GTCATCCGTTGCTTTGAGGACCCCAATGTCCCCCACCCTCTGGGCAAAGTGGACCCCCTGCGCGACCTGGAGGCCATGGACGCCGAGTTCCTGCTCAACGACCTGATCACTGTGGAGCGCAAACTGGAACGCCTGGAAGAAGAACGCAAAAAAGGCGCCCGGGATAAGCAAATCCTGGCCCGCGAGCAGGCGTTGTTCGAGAAACTGCACGCCGCCCTGGAGGCGGAAAAGCCCCTGCGGGATGTGGAACTCACTCCCGAAGAGGAGAAGATGCTTTCGGGGTTCGGCCTGCTCTCCCGCAAGCCGGTGCTGGTGCTCTTCAACCTGGGCGACGACCAGGAAGCGCCCCAGATAGACTATCCTCATCAGCACAGCGCTGTGGCGGCCATTCGCGGCCAACTGGAAATGGAAATCGCGCAACTCGCCCCCGAAGATGCCGAACTCTTCATGGCCGAGTACGGCATCGAGGAGTTGGCCCTCTCGCGCATCATCCGCCTCTCCTATGAACTGCTGGGCCTGATTTCCTTCTTCACCGTGGGGGAGGACGAGGTGCGGGCCTGGACCGTCCGCCAAGGGGCCACAGCGCCCGAGGCGGCCGGCGGCATCCATTCGGACATGGAAAAGGGCTTCATCCGCGCCGAGGTGATCGCGTACGACGAGCTGCTCGAGGTAGGCAGCCTGGCCGCCGCCCGCGCCCAGGGCAAACTGCGGCTGGAAGGCAAAGATTATGTGGTGCAGGATGGCGACATCCTGCACATCCGGTTCAATGTGGGCAAGTAATCCCTCATCAGGCCAAGGCAGAATGTCCCAGGCTCAGCGCTGGCTCTTCCGAATCTGGATCGCCCTGCTCCATCTCTTCCTCTGGGGATGGGTGCTCACCGGTAGCGCGGTGCCCATGACCAACCGCGTGGAACGCATCCGCGCCTACACCCGCCCTTTGGAGTTCGATTACGGCAACTGGGAGTTGAACGCGGTGCGGATCAAACTGCAAACGGCCATCACCCGTCCCCAGGACCGCCTCACCCCCCAGGAACAGCACGACCTGGTGCTGCGCTATCTGGATCTCGTGGGGCAAATCCAGCGCGCCGAGGGCGAGTTGCAACGTCTGTACGGCGACCCCAACCTGAGCGCGAACGAACGCCAGGCCGCTTTGGAGGCGCAACACCAAACCCTGCGCCGCCTCTACGCTCAGCGAGACGCCATCGCCCCCACCGTGGAGGCCATCCTGCAGGAGCAGGTGAGCACCGTGCTCGCTGAGCAGGGCCTGGGCGACCTCTTTGGCCACCCCTTCCCGCCCGTGCTCTTCCATTTGAGCGCCGTCCCTATGGCGCTCATCGTCTCGCCCCGCGAGGTCATCCGCCAGGACGCCAACATCTCCCTGCGGCCCGACCTACCCCTGGACGAGCAGATCGCCCTGGAAGACAAGGTGGCCCGGGCCTTCAATGTCTCCACCTTAGTGGTGCCGGTGGGCGGCGTAGGCGTGTACCCCACCATGATCATGCAGACCACCAACCTGCCCTGGCTGCTCGACACCATCGTCCACGAATGGACCCACAACTACCTGGACTGGCATCCGCTGGGCTGGCGCTACAACGCTTCTCCGGCGTTGCGCACCATGAACGAGACCACCGCCTCCATCGTGGGCCAGGAACTGGGCCGGCAGGTGCTGGAGCGATATTACCCGGACCAGGTCCCGCCGCCTCCACCGCCACCCGCGGCGTCTTCCCAGCCGTCGGCTCAGGAGCCGCCGCCTTTCGACTTCCGCGCCGAGATGCACAAGACCCGCGTCACCGTGGACCGCTTGCTGGCCGAAGGGAAAGTGGAAGAGGCCGAGGCCTACATGGAACAACGCCGCCGCTTCTTCTGGGAACACGGCTACCACATCCGCAAACTCAATCAGGCTTACTTTGCCTTCTACGGGGCCTACGCCGCCGCCCCCGGTGGCGCCGCCGGGGAGGACCCCGTAGGCGCTGCCGTGCGCCGCTTGCGGGCGCAAAGCCCCTCGGCGGTCGCCTTCCTCAAACGCATGGCCTGGATGTGGTCCTACGACCACCTGCTGCGGGCCGTGGGGCAGCCAGAGGCCGCGCCCACGCCCACCCCGGCGGCACCGTAGGCCGGGAAAGGCTGCCGAAATGAACCACCCCCACCTATCTTCTACCGCTTACCAGGGCGACCCGGTCGAATT
This genomic stretch from Anaerolineae bacterium harbors:
- the ychF gene encoding redox-regulated ATPase YchF; this translates as MRLGIIGLPQSGKTTIFNALTRGDQPLTMSGGRFEVHTAVVDVPDPRVDALSALFKPRRTIYAKVTYADIAGLEGRGSGDISGPLLNQLTQMEGFVHVIRCFEDPNVPHPLGKVDPLRDLEAMDAEFLLNDLITVERKLERLEEERKKGARDKQILAREQALFEKLHAALEAEKPLRDVELTPEEEKMLSGFGLLSRKPVLVLFNLGDDQEAPQIDYPHQHSAVAAIRGQLEMEIAQLAPEDAELFMAEYGIEELALSRIIRLSYELLGLISFFTVGEDEVRAWTVRQGATAPEAAGGIHSDMEKGFIRAEVIAYDELLEVGSLAAARAQGKLRLEGKDYVVQDGDILHIRFNVGK